From Corticium candelabrum unplaced genomic scaffold, ooCorCand1.1 SCAFFOLD_38, whole genome shotgun sequence:
AACTCCATCATAGACCCAGCTCAAACGTGCATGTAGTATTCCAGGGCGATGTATTCTAGACAACGTAGCGATCACGTGAGATATCATTGACGATTGCGAAACCGAAGGGTTACAAGGTGCCGTTATAAACTTCGATAAAAGAAAGCATTTGACCGAGTCAACCACACTTACCATAATTTGACATCTGAACGTTTTGGTTTGGAGATCGTTTCAAATCGTGGATAAAGCAGCAAATAGGCAGCCACATTATTGTAAACGGCTGGAAAACGAGACTGATCAATATCTCACAAGGAGTTAAACAAGGCTGTCCACTATCGCCACTCTTGTACGTGTTAGCAGCCGATCCGTTGTGTGCAAACGTCCGGCGCCATAGAGCTATCACTGGAATCCGCCTTCCAGATAGTCCAACTACTGTAAGAATTGCATTATATATATGCGGATGATACCACGTGCTATGTGTCCTCGGACAACGAATGGAAAACGCTGaaagaaatgtttgaaaaatACGCAAAAGCTTTAGGATCAAAATTGAATTTAGAGAAAACTCAATGTTTCAATTCGGTTCAGGGTTGAACAGGACAGACAGCCCGTTAGAAATAAACTGGTCATCAGAATATATCAAGATATTAGGAATCAACGTACACCGTGATTACCAGCGCATTGTCAGACAAATTGGGATGCAACATTGCAAAAGATAAACCGTACTTTATGCTATTGAAAAAAAGAGATCTCTGACCTATCGAAGCAAATCTACAGCAATGCTGTTAGTTGATGTCTCTAAAGCGACATATTTGTCCCATGTAATCCATTCACCGCAAGACGTAACAAATGTAATCCAACAAAGATTCTGGGACTTTTTTGTGGGACAGAATACCTCTAGTTAAGCGAACAGTGTGTATGGACCGATAACACGCGGGGGACTATGGATACCTCACGTGCGACTACGTTTTTGGGCGATAGCAGCAACATGGGTACGGTGGTTATTTGATGGCAATGTCAAAGCGCTATGGAAGACTTTAGCTCGACACTGATACTCCAATTTAGGAACACCGTATACAACCGGTCTATCTTGCTTCACTATTGCATTTCACCGACCGCACCAGAGACATGTGCGATGTTTGCCAGAGTACTACCGCACACTATTGGGAATATGGCGAAAGTGTTCAGGAAACCGTATCACCACCGTCCCAGGTTTTCGAGAAGAAGCAATGACAGAACCTTTGTGGGGCAAACCTACGATTGCTGTAAATGGCAATCCACCGTTTTGCTTAAGTCTAGCACGACAGGGATACCACACGTTTGGCGACCTTTTCTTGATCAACCCAACGTTTCTTAGAAGAAGGACTTTGTTAAACTACCGTGCAGTACACGCTGAGTTGGTGGCAGCTCTCGCAAAGAGGTGTGGCACTAAAATTTCTGTTATGTGCCTATTCTCGCTTTCTGCCAACGCAATACCTTTGTCACAAGCAACAGCACGGGAAGTCTATCAAAATATTCTTTTACCTGCTCTTCAGGAAGCAACTTGTATATCGAGATGGAAAAGATTAGATTCCTCCGTAACCAGTTAGGCCCTGAACAATCTATGGTCCTTACCGTCGGTGTGCAAATTATCGAATAGCAGACACAAGGATCACATTTGGAAATATCTACATAGAGCACTGTCTACAAATTCTTGGCTCCTCCACTGTAATCTCATTCAAAGTGATCAATGCCCTAATGGCTGCCAGACATCAGAAGTTATCGACCATGTCTACGGAGATTGTCTATTGTGGAGAGAAACATTACACAAAGCCTTTACGCTTCCAGTCCTCCAGACACATTGTAGCCTTTGAGACATTGTAATTACTCGATCAGGCTTTTAAATCAGTCTCTTGCCAATATGCCAAAGTATTGCTTGATGTATCTTGTAATGTAATTTTCACTTTCTGGCGATACCGACATATTAGATCGCCTCTAGCAATTATCCGCGTGTTTGGGAAGCATATCACAAATCACGAAAGAACACTAGAAAGATCAAGATACAATCACCTATTACCGCATCCAAGACAAGATCTAATGGATCAAAGTCAAGCTTACGGAAGCATTGGAAATAGCTAAAACAACTTTTCTATTGCTCAGTCTTTACAATCATTAGTTGTAAACGTGCATTGAGCAATTGAAACTAATAGCAAGAAGGGCATATAGTTTTTCTACATGCAAATCAAAGTTGAAGTTGCTACAAGGGCTTCacagctaacacaacaagctaTTGCGCCCAGGTGCGTCTCCCACAATTGCATGAAGATAGGAGAAGTGCTCGATCTCTGAGGCCAGACGTGCATCAAGGTGTAGCTACAGACTGCACCCATAAAATAGGGCATCAAATCCAAGCACTTTAATAAAGTTGCTATATAGTAGTCGGTTGTAACGAAAAAATCCTTTTCGTCTAGCTGAAACAGATCCAGACTAACTCGTTCTCAAGGCAAAGACGGTAACTTGGTTGTGCAGCGTCGAACATGCGGCAGGCGTCGCAGCTACGAAAGCAATTCCAAAAAGTCACATCCATTCCGACCCGCGGTACACATTCGCATGCATCCACAGCGTATAGACCCATTTTCGCCAAGATGTGCCGAATAGACATGTAGCATGCTGTGAGACACCACAATGCGTTCTCCTCTGAAGGGAAGACCAGCCCATCAGCATATGCCAGTTTCTCTCTAAAAGAAAAAGTACGTTCGCGCGCGACCAACATCAAAGCGTTTGCAAACATACTGTTCATTGTGCTGTGTACTATAGCTCGGCTAATTAAGTTACTTTGAAATGGCAAGCCATAAAATGTGAGGTGACATATGGTACAATAAAGAATTTCACAACAGATATTATGAGAGCACTTCGCCGGTCCGTGCATCTCTAATTCCGCCCTCGGCGCTAAATgtttctggtcacacatcaagttggaaagtttggcgctatcttAGAGCAAACTAGATAGCGGAGCAGTGTGCTaaggttagaaaacaaaaacgtACGAGGCAGTTTTTCAAGTAGCGTCTACTAATTACTAAGTGTAGGTTTCGTTTTACCACTTcgtgtagactttgatatttgcttactaagttaggcgaaagtaaaatgtgctttcgcatcactgactcaccttcaatcgacGGCGAAAAGCTCACGTACATACGGCgatggttcggctgtagaatAAAGGCActtgatgtcacgtgattaggTGCGGTAACAcacgtttctgtgtgtttttcgCATCACGCAAGCCCTTTTGTAGTGTACTCCatttgtagaaagaaacacggaggaaaGTGCAAAAGACTGAGGGGTCGCAAGTCTCTCAAGACGATCATGTAAAGTCTACAAAGTACGAACAACTGAGTCGCTTataattgttttattttacTATTAGAGTCGCCTGGAACGTTTAGACTCGTCTGTTGTGTGCTCtagtagttggcctcggaaagcaagaccacTACAATGCGCcgcgcaacacagcaagcgttaGGTTCGCAGCTCAAGGCCTTATAACATACGCTAACGTCTACTGAGCGTGCGTAAATTGgtgaagtgttcctttaaAATCACTAGAGCGCATACGTGGAAGCGATGGACTGGCTACAATCTAGCAAACCACTAGTTAGAGGTGCCCGCTCACAATTCACCGCACACgcgcagacacacccacgtaAATTTGAAATCGTGCCTTTATGCACACGTTTATCCATTTACCAATTTAAGATAGCTTGCTGTCGAACGACAAAGCGAtttttccttgttgcacgtgacccaaaaatgggtggagcacagagAGCGCACTAGCGCGATGGCATCCAGAAAGACATCTACCATGTATGAAGTTGTAGACTAGCCTATCAGTGTaccaatacatacatatgacTTGAtttctgtagaagaaacacCGCTACCGGCGCATCGTCTGTCGCTACGGGTATCTAGTCTAGCCAGCTTTTTTAGCTACCATGCGAAGATAGATGCACGATCTGCGTTGCCGGCCGCGTCCGGCACCTCTCCATGGCTTATTTAACGCTGCGAGTTTCAACCATTTTCGAGTCACGTGCAACTAGAAAACAATCGAGAAAGTGCTTTTGTCGTTCAAGAacaagctatttcaagattGGTAAATGATAAATTTGTGGATAAAAAACCTAGCgcacttgtcgttagcttttCGGCAATGTCAAGTACGAGGAGCGAAACTGCTGCAAGAACGCAATTAGCCTTTCTCTTTGTACTATGAATAAAGTCTAAACGTGGTCCACCCTAAGATGTTTGCTTGTTCTGCTTtgttatgacacaacttgaatcgtggcacgttttcaagtttgcatgggTGTGCCTGGGCGTGCGCGGTGAatcgtgagcgggcaccttttTCAAGGGACACAAATAAGAATTGTAAATGCAGCtagcatgcatacatgcaataAAGACTCGTCGACAGTCTTTTGGCTCGTATATAGGATGCACGCGATAACCAATTAAGACTTGGCGTTAGCAAAACGTCGACCGGTAAGCTCAAACATTTATACCCTGTTATAGTTGCTATGGTTTGGAAAGCTAACTCATTCGTCTCTTTTCCTAATGGTATATGTGATGTTGCTTCTTGAATGTTTGCAGCTCAATTATGATAGTGTCTAGTCTTAAATGACACTTTATTCATGACTTGTACTCACTCACATAGCGTCAACCGTCTATTGGTCTCTCACTCGATCGAAAATCTACTGTAGTGTCACTCGAAATTTCACTAATGTAAAAGTGATATACCCACTGCCTACACTACGCGTAGTGTGAGCAGCGAGTTTAAACGAAGTAGCGCTCACTTTCTTCTCAATTGGATAAGAATGCACTCGACGAAGAGAATTATAGTCGTAATTCCGTGGTTGGTCAATCTGATTGTAATTGAAGTACGTTACTAAAGTTTCAGAACTGTTGTCCAGATCTCCAGTAGTTTGTGCATCCACTTGCACTTCATCAAATTCATATTTTGATGGATCGTAACCGTAGTCTGATATATTGAACGTCGTCTCGACTCGATTGCTACTAGTTAACAATGGGATCTTGCTCTTAGACCTCCGAAACTGCAGCTTCCTGCTGTCGTTAACAACTTTCCAGTCAACCCGCAATTTTGCAAATTGTAAcgtgttgttgatattaactaccTAAGTAATCATCATTACAACATTGAACACATCACTCATATAGATAAATTCCTTTGATGCCTACAAACCTGTTGCCTTATcgactacaaacacacacaacaacaaacgtaAAAcatgattattaattaagccatACAACATTTTGACTCACCAACATGCTCTCGGTCAGATAGCCGACGAGTTGCTTTAATTCCTCGATGTCTTTCATGGGAACCAGTCCGGGCGATCCTTGCAGACCGCGATCTCCTTGCAGACCGCGATCTCCTTGCTTAAATTTACACAAACAATGAATTAAGACGAAATGGTCTTTTATGGACATTAAGAAACTGAAACAAGACTAGAAAAGTAAAATGTTTTGGTCTTACCACTCCCTTTTCTCCTTTCGGACCTGCTTCGCCGCGTACACCAGAATTACCCTAAagatattttattttatatttgaCTAAAATTCtattttaacttaattaattaataaattgataaaaaCAACGGTTTCGTACAAGCATGCACATCCATTTACAGAAATGTGCGTGATAATGATTATTATTACTTTGTCCTACTCCATGCATTCCTTTTTCACCTTTTATTCCCATTTCTTCAGGTAATCCACTAAGACCAACGGGACGCCATCACACAAAACCTTATATTCATATGCTGTTCATGCTAAAGATTTAGATGATGTttaagtgtacatgtagtatgTAATATACACAATGATAGTTCTTCCGCACCGAATCGCTACTATGTACTGGTACTATACGATTATAGCATTAGTGATTCTGTGAGTCAGCGATATCATGTTTATACTATTAGTACAGTTAGaagtgttgtacgataatgaTTGCTGTTACCTTTTGTCCTACTCCCTGTATTCCTTTTTCACCTTTCCTTCCCATTTCTCCCAGTAACCCACGAGGACCAAAAGGACCCTATAGTATACAAAACCGGTTCATACATTCTCATGTTGTCCGtgtcaaattaattaattaagtgcaatCAGTTTACTTACTGGTTCTCCCACTCTTCCTGAAGGAC
This genomic window contains:
- the LOC134197998 gene encoding ryncolin-1-like, whose protein sequence is MPGVPGAAGPAGSAGPSGRVGEPGPFGPRGLLGEMGRKGEKGIQGVGQKGNSGVRGEAGPKGEKGVQGDRGLQGDRGLQGSPGLVPMKDIEELKQLVGYLTESMLSIRQQVVNINNTLQFAKLRVDWKVVNDSRKLQFRRSKSKIPLLTSSNRVETTFNISDYGYDPSKYEFDEVQVDAQTTGDLDNSSETLVTYFNYNQIDQPRNYDYNSLRRVHSYPIEKKVSATSFKLAAHTTRSVGSGYITFTLVKFRVTLQ